One Rosa chinensis cultivar Old Blush chromosome 3, RchiOBHm-V2, whole genome shotgun sequence DNA window includes the following coding sequences:
- the LOC112192121 gene encoding uncharacterized protein LOC112192121, protein MAKKRQRQLVENPPHKKSTPSGGLVDASNSDNDLDLQDSWVIVKRQRVNILVPGLPVANKSPLPSPEPSQLQQLVARETVESGPQLPADTHPKTTLVHEKKKIKPVAPKRAVQLAKKASPAAEYVPTVSQSMRRELSTKSRTPDQMATSQYQRALGVTMTSKAIMQQRRLQHVFLDQGMLLNERLRARNIERKIQNAGGLSRWLASLGLGQFVRIFQRKGFSKFQLVNLNMKKLKDMGANAVGPRRKLMHAIDCFCQPSYY, encoded by the coding sequence ATGGCGAAGAAAAGGCAAAGACAGCTGGTGGAAAATCCCCCGCACAAGAAAAGTACTCCGAGTGGTGGTCTTGTTGACGCTTCAAACTCAGACAACGATCTGGATCTGCAGGATAGTTGGGTGATTGTCAAAAGGCAGAGAGTCAACATTTTAGTACCTGGACTTCCTGTTGCTAATAAATCACCACTCCCAAGCCCAGAACCAAGTCAGCTGCAACAACTCGTGGCTAGAGAAACAGTAGAAAGTGGACCACAGCTTCCTGCCGATACACATCCCAAAACGACTTTAGTTcatgagaaaaagaagattAAACCTGTTGCCCCTAAAAGGGCTGTGCAACTTGCTAAGAAAGCTTCTCCTGCTGCTGAATACGTTCCAACCGTTTCCCAGTCAATGAGGCGAGAATTAAGCACAAAATCACGGACCCCAGATCAGATGGCTACTTCACAGTATCAGAGAGCACTAGGAGTAACTATGACCTCGAAAGCCATCATGCAGCAAAGAAGATTACAACATGTTTTCCTGGATCAGGGAATGTTGCTGAATGAAAGGCTGAGAGCTCGGAATATTGAGAGGAAGATTCAGAATGCTGGTGGGTTAAGCAGGTGGTTAGCATCATTGGGACTGGGGCAGTTTGTTAGAATTTTTCAGAGGAAAGGTTTCAGTAAATTTCAGTTGGTGAATTTGAACATGAAAAAGCTCAAAGATATGGGTGCAAATGCAGTCGGGCCAAGAAGGAAATTGATGCATGCTATAGACTGCTTTTGCCAACCATCCTATTATTAA